In one Thermodesulfobium acidiphilum genomic region, the following are encoded:
- a CDS encoding formate--tetrahydrofolate ligase, whose product MTDYEISKNAKLKKIFDIAKKYEIPEDSLRPYGDYIAKVDYRLLYESKKDFGKLIFVTGITPTPYGEGKTTTVIGLIDALNRLGYKSVASIRQPSLGPIFGIKGGAAGGGYAQVVPMDDINLLFTGDFPAIEYANNLLASLIDNHIFHGNELGIDSRKIRFRRAIDMNDRSLRSVVVGLGGSANGFPREAGFDITAASEIMAIFGLSLNINDLKKKLGDILVGFSYDKKPIYARNLKAEGAMAVILKRAINPNLVQTLENSLAFVHGGPFANIAHGTSSILSIKLALKFSDYAVVEGGFATDLGGEKFLDIIARLGDLKVCAVVIVATTRALKYHGGLNVDYIEDGSKNLIRGLQNLEKHIENMQVFGLKVVVALNKFSEDTQEEIKIVKDFVESMGVGFALSDVWAQGGKGGEELAKKIIEVEEERTPRFIYKLEQSPKEKIERIAKTIYGASLVEYSQEAEADLKDVSLVGMDNSFVCMAKTPLSLSADPKLIGRPEDFKIMVREVRISHGANFIVPVLGKIMTMPGLPKVPQAVKFDIFESGEIQGIY is encoded by the coding sequence ATGACTGACTATGAAATTTCAAAAAACGCTAAATTAAAAAAAATTTTTGATATTGCAAAAAAATATGAAATACCTGAAGATTCATTAAGGCCATATGGTGATTATATAGCAAAAGTAGATTACAGACTTCTGTATGAGTCTAAAAAAGATTTTGGAAAACTTATATTTGTTACTGGAATTACACCTACTCCATATGGTGAGGGTAAAACTACTACAGTTATTGGATTAATAGATGCTCTTAATAGATTAGGGTATAAATCTGTCGCTTCTATAAGACAACCATCACTTGGTCCAATTTTTGGAATCAAAGGGGGAGCTGCAGGTGGAGGATATGCCCAGGTTGTGCCCATGGACGATATAAACCTTCTTTTTACGGGTGATTTTCCTGCTATAGAGTATGCAAATAATCTTTTGGCATCTCTAATTGATAATCATATTTTTCATGGAAATGAGTTAGGAATTGATTCTAGAAAGATTAGGTTTAGAAGGGCTATAGATATGAATGACAGGTCTCTTAGAAGTGTAGTTGTTGGTTTGGGTGGAAGCGCTAATGGATTTCCTAGAGAAGCAGGTTTTGATATTACTGCAGCTTCTGAAATCATGGCTATATTTGGTCTTTCATTAAACATCAACGATTTAAAAAAGAAATTAGGAGATATTTTAGTTGGTTTTTCATATGACAAAAAGCCAATTTATGCCAGAAATCTAAAAGCTGAAGGTGCCATGGCAGTAATACTAAAAAGAGCAATTAATCCAAATTTGGTTCAAACTCTTGAAAATAGTCTCGCTTTTGTGCACGGTGGGCCATTTGCAAATATAGCTCATGGTACTTCTTCTATTTTATCTATTAAACTTGCTTTAAAATTTTCAGATTATGCTGTAGTAGAAGGGGGATTTGCTACTGATCTTGGTGGCGAAAAATTTTTAGATATTATTGCAAGGCTTGGAGATTTGAAAGTATGTGCAGTGGTGATAGTAGCTACTACTAGAGCACTAAAATACCATGGTGGCTTAAATGTAGATTATATTGAAGATGGCAGTAAAAATCTTATAAGAGGTTTACAAAACTTAGAGAAACATATTGAGAATATGCAAGTATTTGGGTTAAAAGTCGTTGTTGCATTGAATAAGTTTAGTGAAGATACACAAGAAGAAATTAAAATCGTGAAGGATTTTGTTGAGTCTATGGGAGTTGGATTTGCTCTTTCAGACGTTTGGGCTCAAGGTGGTAAAGGAGGAGAAGAGTTAGCTAAGAAAATTATTGAGGTTGAGGAGGAGAGGACTCCAAGATTTATATATAAGCTTGAACAATCTCCAAAAGAGAAAATTGAAAGAATTGCCAAAACTATTTACGGTGCAAGTTTAGTAGAATATTCTCAAGAAGCAGAGGCAGATCTTAAAGATGTTTCTTTAGTGGGGATGGATAATTCCTTTGTTTGTATGGCAAAAACTCCTTTGTCGTTATCAGCTGATCCAAAGTTAATTGGTAGACCAGAGGATTTTAAGATTATGGTTAGAGAAGTTAGAATTTCTCATGGAGCCAATTTTATCGTTCCAGTGCTTGGTAAAATAATGACTATGCCTGGTCTTCCAAAAGTACCCCAGGCTGTAAAATTCGATATATTTGAAAGTGGCGAGATACAAGGAATATATTAA